GCGGGGTGCGGTATCTGCCGTTCGTCGGGCCGCGCTCGTCGGGCCCGTCGGGTTGGATCGCGGCCAGCCACAGCGCCTGGGCCGGACCCGATCTCCTCCGCCACCTCGTCCCCGACCCCGAGGCCTATGACGTCTTCATCTGCGGAACGGCGGCGTGGATGAAGGACCTCACGCGCGACCTCGAGAGCGCCGGGTTCCCTCCGCACCGTCTCCACTCCGAGTCCTTCACGATCTGACCAGGGAGAACACCATGAAGAAGATCCTGTATGCCGTGCTCGCGACCGTCAGCGGCCTCGTGCTCCTGTTCAGCTATCGCACGTCGCTCGACGCGGTGGCGCCGCAGGACACCGCTCCGGCGGCGACGGGATCCGTGGGCAGCTCGGGGACGCCGACTTCGGGCTCGACCTCCGGGACGGCCGCCCCCGGCACAGCCTCGGCCACCGGGCTCGTCGACGGCACCTACACGGGCCAGTCGTCGCAGACGCGGTATGGCCCGGTACAGGTGCAGATCACGGTCTCGGGCGGTCAGATCAGCGACGTGCAGGCGATCCACTATCCCGACAGCAACGGCAGGGACCGCCAGATCAACGGCACAGCGATCCCGCGTCTCGTATCGGAGACATTGCAGTCGCAGAGTGCGCAGATCCAGATGGTGTCCGGCGCGACATACACGAGCGACGGCTACCTGTCGTCGTTGCAGAACGCGATCGATCAGGCGCAGAGCTGATGCGCGCGGCACATCGACAGACGCGGGTCTGGGTCGAGGAGATCATGGGCATCCCGATGAGCGTCCAGCTGATCTCCGCGGGGGAGCGGGATGAGCCGACGACCGAACGTGCGGTCAGAGCGTGCTTCGACGAGCTGCACGAGATCGACCGTGTCTTCTCGACCTATCGGCCGGATTCCGACATCAACCGCATCCGTCGGGGAGAGGTGGCGCTCGCCGATGCGGACCCCCGGGTGGGGGTGGCCGCTGCGGCCTGCGAACGTGCGGAACAGGCGACCGGTGGATTGTTCTCGGGACACTGGCAGGGGTGGT
The DNA window shown above is from Microbacterium maritypicum and carries:
- a CDS encoding FMN-binding protein, giving the protein MKKILYAVLATVSGLVLLFSYRTSLDAVAPQDTAPAATGSVGSSGTPTSGSTSGTAAPGTASATGLVDGTYTGQSSQTRYGPVQVQITVSGGQISDVQAIHYPDSNGRDRQINGTAIPRLVSETLQSQSAQIQMVSGATYTSDGYLSSLQNAIDQAQS